Below is a window of Candidatus Blochmanniella vafra str. BVAF DNA.
AATGTAAATATTATAATGAGTACGTATCATGCATTGATTATAAAAATTTCTTCTATGGGAGATATCATCCATACCTTACCTGCGGTGACTGATGCTGCAAATTTTATACCTAATGTATTATTTGATTGGGTTGTTGAGGAAACGTTTGCTGAAATTCCACAGTGGCATTTATCCGTATTTCAAGTTATACCCATCAAACTAAGACTGTGGAAAAAGAAATGGTATACATTGCGTTCCTGGAAAGAATATAATAATTATATTACACAAGTAGGGGCTAAAAAATATGATGCTATAATTGATGCTCAAGGTTTGTTAAAAACATCTTTATTTGCAACATATTTTGCTGTTGGAATAAAGCATGGTTTAGATCGGTTTAGTGCTAAAGAACCTATAAGTTGCTGGGTTTATGATAAGTGTTATCGTATTAATAAAATTCAACATGCTATAGAACGTATAAGAAAATTATTTGCTTATAGTTTAGGATATTCAGTCCCATCATGTATAGGACAATACAATATTCGACATATTTTTCAATCTTGTATAAAAAAGAGTGAGGCCCCATATTTAATATTATTACATTCCACTACTTGTTTACTGAAGTGTTGGCCAGAATCTAGTTGGCTAATTTTTATACAAAAAGTATTAAAATTTTCAGATTATCGTATAAAAATCCCATTTTGGACAAAACGAGAAGAGTGGTTTGTTAAATGTCTTAAAAATTATTTTTCTCAAATTATAGTTTTACCGCATTTAACTTTGTGGGAAGTTTCTATTCAAATTATACAAGCTTCAGCTATTATCTCAGTTGATACTGGATTAAGTCATCTAGCAGCAGCTTACGATTGTTCTAATCTAACTTTATACGGGCCAACTAATCCAGAATTAATAGGTACGTATGGATTGAATCAAACTATTTTAAGATCTAAAACAGGACGGATGGATAATCTTCATCCAGAGTTTGTTTGGAGTAAATTTAAAGATAAGTTTTTTACATAATTCTTTTATTTGAGATCCGATAAAGAATAAGTTTATACATAAAAAATTTTTAGGATTAGTAGAAGTTCCATAAGACTGCATGCAATATTTTATTTTAAACTTTCATTAAATTTTAATTAATTTATTTTTTAAAATATTTTACAAGTATAGTAATTAATTTGTTTATAAAAATTCGGTACTTGTTGAGTAGAATTTTATACATAATTAGACCCCTTTATTTTACTATTTGGTTTTTATTAAAAATTTATATTTTTATCTCAAACATACAAACCTAATTTTTTAGATTTGTATGTTTGAGTGAATAAACCATACACTATGAAATATACTATCATTAAATCAACATTTTTTATATATATTTATATATAATGATTATAGTATTGGGGAGTTCTATTATATTAGAGATTTGTTTATATTTTAATTAATAAATATATGTATATTTTTTATTTTGTAATATATGACATAATCATGTATATTGTTCAACCTATAATTTGGATCCGGTTGTTGTGGCTTAGTATAAAAGTTCCTGAATATCGTAAAAATTGGTTAGAACGTTATAGTTATCATTATACTACTATCGGCAGTAGTAAGCTAGGAGGGATAGTATTACATGCGGTATCAGTAGGAGAAATATTATCGATAGTGCCGTTAATTAAGAAGTTTAAAAAAAAATATCCTAATCTTGCTATTATTGTTACTACAATGACCCCTTCTGGTTTAAAATTAGCTTGTCAGGTTACGATTAATTATCAGAATGTACAATGTATGTATCTTCCATATGACTTACCTAATGCTGTAAAAAGATTTATTAATCGTATTAAACCTAAATTATTTATTATTGTGGAAACAGAATTGTGGCCTAATTTAATTAGAACTTTATACTTGTATAAAATTCCTATTGTTATTTTAAATGCTAGATTATCTCATTCTGCTTTTAAAAAATACAAAAAAATTAGTTGTTTTTTTAAGTACATTGTTCAATGTATTACTATAGTTCTTGCTCAAGATAAAGAAAATGCGGGTAGGTTTCTTAAATTGGGGTTAAAAAGGTATCAATTACGTATTATAGGTAATTTAAAATTTGATGTTGTGGTTACTCACGATATATTAAAACAAATTTCAGATTTAAAACAAAATTGGACTAGAAATCGAATAGTATGGATAGCTGGTAGTACACATCAGGGAGAAGAAAAAATATTGTTGAAAGTACACGAAAATCTTTTAACTATATTTCCAAATTTACTTATGATTTTGTCTCCAAGACATCCTGAGCGTTTTTCGCATGTTATTAATATTACTAAAAATTTTGGTTTTTCTTATATCACAAAAAGTAGTGGAGTAATTCCATCAGAAAATATACAAGTAATTATTAATAATACTATAGGAGAATTAATGTTGTTATATGGAATTTCAGATATAGCTTTTGTTGGAGGTAGTTTAGTGCCACATGGAGGGCATAATCCTTTAGAACCGGCTACATATGCTATTCCTATAATTATGGGACCTTATGTGTTTAATTTTAATAGTATTTGTTCTACTTTACATAAATTAGGAGGATTAATTAATATTGTTGATGTTGATTCTTTAATTAAAGTTATGTATCTTTTATTAAAAGATCAAGAACTTCGTTTACATTATGGGAAGTGTGCTTACAAAGCATTTCAAAAAAATGAAGGAGTAACATCTCAAGCGTTCAATATTTTGAATGATTATTTAACTAAAAATTATGTACAATAGTATATGTTAAGTTGATTTAAGAAAATTATATGTATTTAATATATTTTAAAGCAAATGAAAATTTTTAAAGTATGTTTGTTTATTTTTGATAAATAAATTATTTTTATATTGTAAAGAATTGCGCTTGTAATTTAAATAATGAGTAATTGTAGTATTTATAAATGACATACTTTGGTATTTTTTATTACGTTAAAGTGTTATTTTTTATAGATGATAAATTGAATTGTATTGTAAATTTTAAATTAGGTAAATTATTATTTTATATTATTTTTTATTTTTACTTCTTTCTACGTATATTACATGTTTTCGTATAATGGGATCATATTTTTTTAATCTTATTTTTTCAATGTTTGAGCGTTTATTTTTTGTAGTACTATAGAAATGCCCATTTTTAGAAGAAGAAAATAAATAAATTATTTCACGAATTTCTTTAGCCATGATTTTATTTCTTTTTTGTTATTTTTATATTTTTAGAAGATAAATTTGATAAATATTGGTCAATACCCAATTTATCAATAAAACGTAGACCTTTAGCAGAAATACGAATTGAACAAAACTTTTTTTTGCTATCTATCCAAATACGATGATAATGAATATTTGGAATAAACCAACGTTTGGTTGCATTCATAGAATGAGAACGTTTATTTCCGTTAATGGGACGTTTTCCAGTAATACGACATATTCTAGACATAATTTTATTTTTCTACTCTCACATATATTTTAAAAATTTATTCAAGTAAGTAGTATAAACTAATTGTTATAATGATAGTAGTTATTTTCGATATTATTAATTTTAATTATAGTAATTTTTAGATTTTATGTTTATAGTTTATTATGATTGGTTTGAATTATCTTTAAATTATATATATATTGTTTATTTATATTTTGTAATTTTAATTTTTTTATAGTATTTAGAATATACAAATAATTTTATATAGGAGATTTTTATTTTTTATTATTGTAAAAATTTAACTTTATTTTAGAAATATTAATATGTTTTAATTGTATGGTATTTTTTTACATAGGAGAATATTTTTGATTAAATTTATTGAAATGATATTTATTAGCTAATAATAATACCTATTAGGGGTTAATAGGCGTACGTAAGTAATATTGTACTGAGATTTAAGATAAATTTGATTTTTTTATGAATAAAAGGATAATTTTAATCCTTTTATTATAGTGTGTATTTCATTAAAATAAATTTATATGTATATGTTATATTATTTGATTGTAAATTTTAGTTTAATAATTGTTGACGATATTGAATTAAAGGGGGTTTCAAAAAAGATGGGTTTTGTTATTCATTGTATTTAATTTTAATGAAAAATATGAAGAAGACCATTGATATAAAAATTGTGGATAATCGAGTGTGTAGGGATTTTCTATTACCAAGGTATATGACTGAAGGATCTGCGGGATTAGATTTGTTTGTCTGCCTTGATAGACCTGTTATTATTTATCCTAATAAAACTAAACTTTTTTCTACTGGAATTGCGGTATATATTTCTGATCCAAAAATAGCAGGTATCATATTGCCTCGTTCTGGGTTAGGACATTATCATGGTATAATATTAAGTAATTCTGTAGGGCTTATTGATTCAGATTATCAAGGAGAAATACAGGTTTCTTTATGGAATAGGGGGGAAGAAGAATTTATTCTTACTCCTGGGAAAAGGGTGGCGCAATTATTATTTATTTCTCTTGTGCAAGTTCAGTTTTCTTTGGTTACATCTTTTAAATCTTGTAGTATGCGTGGTACTAAGGGTTTTGGTCATTCTATGTGAGAAGTTATTATAATAATGTAGATTTATCTTAAAACATGTAAATTTTAGTTATGTCAAATATATAAATTGGGTTTTTTGATATCTATGTAATTGATATTTTATTATGAATCATTAAATAAAACGGGATATTATGAATTGGACCCGTTTGTTTTTAGTTACTACAATCATAATTGTATATTTATCAATGAGGTATATTTTTTAAAAAGCATAATTTATTTTTTATATAAAAATAGCGTGTATTATTTTTAATATACAATGGGAATATGCTTTATATTTGCAAATAAGTGTTTGATGTGAGTGTATATTTTGATTTTAATTTTCTAAATATAATAGAGTAAATTATGATTAATAGTATGACTGCTTTTTCAAGGCAAGAGATATCTTATGTATGGGGATGTGGATTTTGGGAAGTTCGTTCTTTAAATCAACGTTATTTAGATATTTGTATTGATTTGCCTAAAAATTTTCAGTGTTTATCGTGGACGATTAGGAAAATAATTAAAACTCATATAGCGCGAGGAAGGATTGAGTGTAATTTAAAATTTGATATAGATTATTGTAATGAGTATTCTAATTTCATTATTAATGAAAATTTGGTTTCCTTTTTAATAAAATCGGCAGAGAAAATTAAATTAAAAATTCCAGATGGAACTATTGATCTTACAAAAATATTATTTTATCCCGGTGTAATTTCATATGAAAAATATGATATGAATCATATTTCTAGAGAGTTATTAATTCATTTTAAAAGTGCATTAAATCAATTAATGAAAAATAGGAATGAAGAAGGAATATGTTTAAAAAAACAATTGGTTGATAGATTATATAAAATTTTTGAAATAATAAAAAAGATTAAGTTATATATTCCTGATTTTTTAAATAAAAAAAGAATAAAACTTTTAGAGCAAGTACAAAATATTTGCTCAATGGTAGATAAAACTAGATTAGAACAAGAATTATTGGTAATGACCCAAAAATTAGATATTTCAGAAGAAATAGATCGTTTATTTATTCATATCCAAAGTATGGATAAATGTATTTCTAAAGATAAGGTAGGTCCTATTGGAAGAAAATTAGATTTTGTAATTCAAGAAATACAGAGAGAAGCTAATACTTTAATTTCTAAATCAGCAGATATGAATATAATACGTTTATCAATTTCTTTAAAAGTACTGGTTGAACAGATTCGCGAGCAGGTACAAAATATCGAATAAGGAATATAGGATAAGTATATGAATTTTTATTATTATTTTTTAATTTTTTTAATTAAAGGAGTAGAAATCCTAAAATTTTTTTTATTTTTTTACATCAAATAATATAAAAATATTTAAATTTTTTTTAAAAAAAATGTGTTTAATAAGAAAAATTTCTAATTTTTATTAATTTTTTATTATTAAATAATAAAAAAAATCACAAAATATAAAAAATATATCAAAAAATCCCTTTTTTTTCATTTTTCTTTTTCCAGTTAGGAATATTTCAAATTCTGTAAAACTTCGATAGAATAAAAATCATTCGTGATTTATATCAATACTCATATATTTTTTATATTGAATTATAAGTTAGGAGGTAAAATTTTTAACAATGATTTTTTGATTAGTATTCGAGCTATTTATAGCTCTAAAAACGAATTGTCTAAAATTACTTATTGTCTGTACAACATAGAGAGAGTAGTAATTTTCTTGTTTTAGAGTTTCTGGGATGTTTTTGTTTATACAGTAACTACACTGTTATTACAAATACAGATCTTATGATTATTTTTAATGCAATTAGAGATATATAATTATGAATAGATTAACAGATATTTCAAATATGGTAGAATCCTTATCTCGAGTTTATCATCGTCTTCGTAAAGAGGTAAATGGTCAGTTAATTAATGAAGGATTGTCTATGTCCAAAATGAAAATACTCCATCTCATCACAACTGGTCAAATTAGTGCAACAGATATTAAGAACTATATGGGGTTTTCATCTAGAACTGTGGTTACAGTTTTAGATGCGTTGGAGAAAGATGAAATGTTACGACGACAACAAAGTCTTACAGATAGACGAGTAAAATATGTACATATTACAGAGAAAGGAAGAGATAAATTACGTATAGCTAAAAATACTCATAATATAATTTTAGATCGTATATTTTCTCCTTTATCGGAGGTACAACTTAAAAATTTTTATGAAGTATGTCATTTGCTGGAAATTCAACAAAAAACATCTAGATAAATTTTTATTATTATTTTATTTTATGAACAAAAGTAATATGTTAAACTGATCAGATATTTAAGATTCATATTATGAGTTACTAAGATAGTAGTAACGTGTTATTTTAAGTTGGTAAATTTTTAAAAATGTAAAATCATGCACCTTCCCCCGGGGAAATTTCTTATTTCCCCGGGGGAAGGTGCATGATAGTAATCATTTAATTAAAATAGTAGAATGTTTTAGGGTATATGAAAAAATGTATAGGTTCATTATGTGCTGTATCTGCTCCCAGTGGTACAGGAAAATCGACATTAATATGTGCTTTACAAAAGAAAAATTGTTTATTATTTGATACTCAGTTATCAATTTCTTATACTACTCGTAAGCGCCGTTTTGGAGAAAAACATGGGGTAGATTACTATTTTATTTCATTTAAAAAATTTAAGTTTATGATTGATAATAATATGTTTTTTGAGTATGCAAAAATTTTTAATAATTATTATGGAACTGGAAAAAATAAAATAGAATCTATGTTAAATGCTGGAACGCATATCATTTTAGATATTGATTGGAAAGGAGTACAGCAAATCAAAAATAGAGTAACTAATTTTTTTACTATTTTTATTCTTCCACCTTCAAAAGAAGAATTAGAGCTAAGATTACGTCTTAGGAGAAAAGATACAAATGAAATTATTAGTAATAGAATGAAACATGCTGTCAACGACATATGTCATTTCAAAGAGTATGATTACATCATTATAAATGATGATTTTAACATTGCATTATTTCATTTACAATCGATTATTTTATCCGAACAGCTACGCTTAGTATATCAGAAACAACAACATAATGATTTAATTATTGATTTATTGTCTGAAAATTATTGTAAAATAAAGCGAACCTATAGTATAGAATGAGTGAATATTACTATTACATAATAGATAAAAAAAATGAATGAAACAACTATAAAGCAATCTTTAAAAACAGAGATAAAAAATAGATTTAATTTGATATTAGTAGCATCCAGACGAGCAAGACAAATTCAAAATGAAGAAAGAGAGAATTGTTTTGTTAAACAGAATACAAGTAAATGTACTGTTCGTGCTTTTAAAGAAATGGAACTATAATACATATCTTGCATACAAAATAAAAGTCTTTCTTTGATTTAAATTTATCAATTATTATCATTAATTTATGTATTAATTATATATCAAGAAGGACGGGGTATGCTAAAACAAGCAAGGTATTTTATAAAATTTTTTATATAGCAGAATATAGAATTAAATGGGTGAATTTTATTATATTTGAATACTATAATTTAAAAAATTATTATATTGGGGGGTCGTTTATTTTTTGTATCCTGGGTTTAGGTAGAATTTAATAATGAATCTTATATATCATATTGATATATACTATCAAAGTATGTAATTGTTCACGTATACATTCAAAATATAAATAAAGTTATTGTGTTTTTGTGTTTACCGGTATAAGTAAAATAGTATACTTTCTATTTTTAATAGTGGATAATCAATTCTTCATATTGTAGTGTGTGTAAGTATTGCAGTGCTCATTTGAACTTGATATTTTTGAATAAGTGTTAATAAATAACTAGGAAAGAAAAGTTTCGAATCAGAGTACTGTTGAAATAAGAATCATAATTTCATGATGCTTAAGGTATCAGTATTATTTAGTTTTATAAATAATAAAAAAATATCAATAAATTTTGACAAGGATTTATATTAATATTCAATATATTTATATTACTTCAATTATTTAAATAAATTTTTTTATAAAAAATGAAAAATATCACGATAAATAAGTACATTACAATTGATTATGATATTTTAAGTAAATTTTAGAAATCAATAACATCATTGAACACTACATTAAAACTAAATTAAAAATTATTATTAATAAGTCGTTGATAAAATCTCCATAAGTATTCAATGTAAAAAGAAATTAGCTACATATAACTTTTTATTATTTGCGTTAAAAATTGAATTTTATTTTTTATAAAAGAATTTTATTTATTGAATAGAAGATTTTTAATAAATAAATTGTAGTTTTTTAATTTAATATTATAAGATAGAATATAGCAATTATTGTAGTATTTATATACTCTATATACTATAGTAGTAATAATTTTTTAAACATTGGTATTATTTTCTTGATTAATGGGCTTGTTCCCAATTTTTTCCAACTCCAATATCTACTTTTAAAGGAACATTTAAAATAAAACATTCTTCCATAAGTTTTCTAATTTGTTTTACTGCAATATCTACAAATGTATTATTTACTTCAAAAACTAATTCATCATGTACTTGCATAATCATGTGAACAGGGATATTATCTGTTTGTAACCAAGAATCAATAGATATCATTGCTCTTTTAATGATATCTGCAGCGCTTCCTTGCATAGGAGCATTAATTGCTGATCTTTCGGCTCCTTTTTTTTGGGATATATTAGAAGAGTAAATATCTGGTAAATATAATTTACGGCCATCTAAAGTGGATACGTATCCATTTTTTTTAGCATAATCCTTAATATATTGCATATATTGCATAACTCCAGGATAGCGTTGAAAATATCGGTCTACATATTTTTGAGCTTCTTGACATGTTACTGATAATTGTTTTGATAATCCAAAAGCAGTCATACCATAAATTAAACCAAAATTAACAGTTTTTGCGCGCTGTCTTTGCTCTCCTGTCACTAAATGTAATGACGTAACAAAGATTTCAGAGGCTGTTGTGGTATGAATGTCTTTTTCTTCAAGAAAATCATTAATTAATTTGAGATCGCGAGATAAATGAGCCATAATTCTTAATTCTATTTGAGAGTAATCCGCTGATATAATTAAAGAATTTTCTGGAGCAATAAAGGCTTGCCGTATTTTTCTTCCGTCATAATTGCGATTGGGAATATTTTGAAGATTAGGATTTGTGGAAGAGAGTCGTCCAGTGGAAGTTCGAGTTTGATTATATGAAGTATGTATACGATTTGACTTTTTATTGATCATAGATATTAATTTATTAGTATATGTTGATTTTAATTTAGATAAACTTCTATATTTTAAAATAATCTTGGGTATAGAGTGTTTTTTGGATAATTTTTTTAGTACTTCTTCGCTAGTAGAAGGAGCTCCATGAGGAGTTTTTTTAAAAATTGGTAATTTTTCTTGATTATATAAGATTTCTTGTAATTGTTTGGGAGAATCTAAATTAAATGAAGACCCTGTTAATTGATATGCTTGTGTTTTTAAATTGTTTAGCTGAGAATTTAGTTTTATTGAATGAGAATATAAAAATTTTTTATCTATTAATACTCCATAATCTTCAATTCTAGAAAGAACGGATATTAATGGTATTTCTATATTTATAAATATTTTTTTTAATTCGTTATGTTGTTTTATTTCTGTCCATAAAATTTGATGTAAATTTGATATGGCATATATTAATTGCGTTGAACATGATGATTCTAATTGTATATCTCTAATATTTTTTTTAATAAGATATTTATTATTATTATAGATTTGTTGGAATTTAAAAATATGATCTAATATTGTAGTTTTATTTAAAAAACGTTTTATATTTTGATAATTAGAAGTGCCATATAATACATATAATTCTAGTATTACATCAAAAATTGGTCCAGATAAATGTATATTATGTTGTTTTAATAAAGAAAAAATAAATTTCATATTATGTCCAATTTTTTTTATTTTTATATTTTCTAAAATTGGTTTCAAAATAGATAATACTTCTGTTAGATTTAAATACCATTGGTACGTATCGTTATTATTATCTATATTTAAAGTATGTTGAATATTGATTGGTATATATGCGTTATGCATGGAATTCATAGTGTATGTAGATATACATATTCCAATGATATTAGGAGTAAAAATATCAAAATTATTTGAATATATATTCAAGATAAAACAGTGGTGAGTGTTATTTTGTTTTATCCAATTTGTTAGTGATGAAATATTAGATATAATGTCGTTATTATTACTAGATGGGAATGATGGATAATAGTTACATGTATGTGTTATAGTATTTGAAATAAGAGAGGTGTTGCTTAGTTGAGAATTTTGAGTTGATGATTTTTTAGTATTTTTGTATTTTTTTAACCATGTACCTGCCTGTAGCTCTGATACCCAAGTATTAAATTCGTATTTTTTAAATAATAAAAATAATTGTTGGGAATCAATATTTTGTATTAATAATTTATAGTCAGATTGGTTTAAAGGAACATCGATTTTCACAGTTGCTAATTTATAGGAAAGGAAGGCTAATTTTTTATTTTTAATTAATGTATTTTTTATCGATTGGGAATTTCGAAGATTTAAAATGGATATTTTATGTAAGTTTTGATATAGTGTTTGTAGGTTACCGATGTTGTTTAATAAAATTTTAGCGTTTTTTATGCCTATTCCTGGTACTCCAGGAATATTATCGGAACGATCTCCAATTAATGCTAAATAATCTGCTATTAGATTAGGTGATACCCCAAATTTTTTTTTTATTTCTAAAGAGTCCAATATGATATTAGACATAGTATTTATTAAAATAATGTTAGAAGATACAATTTGAGCCATGTCTTTATCTCCAGTGCTAATTAACACTGTTTTGTTTTTTAGTTGAGCATAAAAATTAGATAATGTTGCGATTACATCATCTGCTTCTACATAAGGTACGCTTAGCGCGGTAATTCCCATTGCTTTTATTATTGTATTTAGAGGTGTAATCTGAATACATAAATCTTCGGGCATTTGAGGTCGATTCGATTTATATTGTTTAAATAAATCATTACGAAATGTTTTACCGGGGGAGTCAAATACAATACCCATATGAATAGGTCGATATTTTATTAATAAGCTTCTAATCATGTTTATAACTCCATATATAACCCAAACAGGATATCCTGTGCTTGTTGTTAAAGGTGGATATGCATGATATGCTCGATATATATAAAAAGAT
It encodes the following:
- the waaC gene encoding lipopolysaccharide heptosyltransferase I, whose protein sequence is MSTYHALIIKISSMGDIIHTLPAVTDAANFIPNVLFDWVVEETFAEIPQWHLSVFQVIPIKLRLWKKKWYTLRSWKEYNNYITQVGAKKYDAIIDAQGLLKTSLFATYFAVGIKHGLDRFSAKEPISCWVYDKCYRINKIQHAIERIRKLFAYSLGYSVPSCIGQYNIRHIFQSCIKKSEAPYLILLHSTTCLLKCWPESSWLIFIQKVLKFSDYRIKIPFWTKREEWFVKCLKNYFSQIIVLPHLTLWEVSIQIIQASAIISVDTGLSHLAAAYDCSNLTLYGPTNPELIGTYGLNQTILRSKTGRMDNLHPEFVWSKFKDKFFT
- the waaA gene encoding lipid IV(A) 3-deoxy-D-manno-octulosonic acid transferase; translation: MYIFYFVIYDIIMYIVQPIIWIRLLWLSIKVPEYRKNWLERYSYHYTTIGSSKLGGIVLHAVSVGEILSIVPLIKKFKKKYPNLAIIVTTMTPSGLKLACQVTINYQNVQCMYLPYDLPNAVKRFINRIKPKLFIIVETELWPNLIRTLYLYKIPIVILNARLSHSAFKKYKKISCFFKYIVQCITIVLAQDKENAGRFLKLGLKRYQLRIIGNLKFDVVVTHDILKQISDLKQNWTRNRIVWIAGSTHQGEEKILLKVHENLLTIFPNLLMILSPRHPERFSHVINITKNFGFSYITKSSGVIPSENIQVIINNTIGELMLLYGISDIAFVGGSLVPHGGHNPLEPATYAIPIIMGPYVFNFNSICSTLHKLGGLINIVDVDSLIKVMYLLLKDQELRLHYGKCAYKAFQKNEGVTSQAFNILNDYLTKNYVQ
- the rpmG gene encoding 50S ribosomal protein L33, producing the protein MAKEIREIIYLFSSSKNGHFYSTTKNKRSNIEKIRLKKYDPIIRKHVIYVERSKNKK
- the rpmB gene encoding 50S ribosomal protein L28; protein product: MSRICRITGKRPINGNKRSHSMNATKRWFIPNIHYHRIWIDSKKKFCSIRISAKGLRFIDKLGIDQYLSNLSSKNIKITKKK
- the dut gene encoding dUTP diphosphatase, producing the protein MKKTIDIKIVDNRVCRDFLLPRYMTEGSAGLDLFVCLDRPVIIYPNKTKLFSTGIAVYISDPKIAGIILPRSGLGHYHGIILSNSVGLIDSDYQGEIQVSLWNRGEEEFILTPGKRVAQLLFISLVQVQFSLVTSFKSCSMRGTKGFGHSM
- a CDS encoding YicC/YloC family endoribonuclease, which translates into the protein MINSMTAFSRQEISYVWGCGFWEVRSLNQRYLDICIDLPKNFQCLSWTIRKIIKTHIARGRIECNLKFDIDYCNEYSNFIINENLVSFLIKSAEKIKLKIPDGTIDLTKILFYPGVISYEKYDMNHISRELLIHFKSALNQLMKNRNEEGICLKKQLVDRLYKIFEIIKKIKLYIPDFLNKKRIKLLEQVQNICSMVDKTRLEQELLVMTQKLDISEEIDRLFIHIQSMDKCISKDKVGPIGRKLDFVIQEIQREANTLISKSADMNIIRLSISLKVLVEQIREQVQNIE
- a CDS encoding MarR family winged helix-turn-helix transcriptional regulator, which encodes MNRLTDISNMVESLSRVYHRLRKEVNGQLINEGLSMSKMKILHLITTGQISATDIKNYMGFSSRTVVTVLDALEKDEMLRRQQSLTDRRVKYVHITEKGRDKLRIAKNTHNIILDRIFSPLSEVQLKNFYEVCHLLEIQQKTSR
- the gmk gene encoding guanylate kinase encodes the protein MKKCIGSLCAVSAPSGTGKSTLICALQKKNCLLFDTQLSISYTTRKRRFGEKHGVDYYFISFKKFKFMIDNNMFFEYAKIFNNYYGTGKNKIESMLNAGTHIILDIDWKGVQQIKNRVTNFFTIFILPPSKEELELRLRLRRKDTNEIISNRMKHAVNDICHFKEYDYIIINDDFNIALFHLQSIILSEQLRLVYQKQQHNDLIIDLLSENYCKIKRTYSIE
- the rpoZ gene encoding DNA-directed RNA polymerase subunit omega is translated as MNETTIKQSLKTEIKNRFNLILVASRRARQIQNEERENCFVKQNTSKCTVRAFKEMEL
- the polA gene encoding DNA polymerase I codes for the protein MTNIIDNPIILIDGSFYIYRAYHAYPPLTTSTGYPVWVIYGVINMIRSLLIKYRPIHMGIVFDSPGKTFRNDLFKQYKSNRPQMPEDLCIQITPLNTIIKAMGITALSVPYVEADDVIATLSNFYAQLKNKTVLISTGDKDMAQIVSSNIILINTMSNIILDSLEIKKKFGVSPNLIADYLALIGDRSDNIPGVPGIGIKNAKILLNNIGNLQTLYQNLHKISILNLRNSQSIKNTLIKNKKLAFLSYKLATVKIDVPLNQSDYKLLIQNIDSQQLFLLFKKYEFNTWVSELQAGTWLKKYKNTKKSSTQNSQLSNTSLISNTITHTCNYYPSFPSSNNNDIISNISSLTNWIKQNNTHHCFILNIYSNNFDIFTPNIIGICISTYTMNSMHNAYIPINIQHTLNIDNNNDTYQWYLNLTEVLSILKPILENIKIKKIGHNMKFIFSLLKQHNIHLSGPIFDVILELYVLYGTSNYQNIKRFLNKTTILDHIFKFQQIYNNNKYLIKKNIRDIQLESSCSTQLIYAISNLHQILWTEIKQHNELKKIFINIEIPLISVLSRIEDYGVLIDKKFLYSHSIKLNSQLNNLKTQAYQLTGSSFNLDSPKQLQEILYNQEKLPIFKKTPHGAPSTSEEVLKKLSKKHSIPKIILKYRSLSKLKSTYTNKLISMINKKSNRIHTSYNQTRTSTGRLSSTNPNLQNIPNRNYDGRKIRQAFIAPENSLIISADYSQIELRIMAHLSRDLKLINDFLEEKDIHTTTASEIFVTSLHLVTGEQRQRAKTVNFGLIYGMTAFGLSKQLSVTCQEAQKYVDRYFQRYPGVMQYMQYIKDYAKKNGYVSTLDGRKLYLPDIYSSNISQKKGAERSAINAPMQGSAADIIKRAMISIDSWLQTDNIPVHMIMQVHDELVFEVNNTFVDIAVKQIRKLMEECFILNVPLKVDIGVGKNWEQAH